In Desulfosudis oleivorans Hxd3, the DNA window GCCCTTCGGCTGCATCGATTTCGATTTGGAGAAAAAGAGCTTTATGGTCTGACAGTGAAGCTGGCCCGGTGAATAAGCGTGGGACCATATTGAAAAATAGCGTTCCGGTGGGCTTTGGTGGGATAGCCCTTGTGCTGAGAAAAACCGAACTCGGGATAATCAAGATGGTAACGCTCCATCATGTTGTCCCGGGAGACCTTGGCCACGATGGAGGCCGCGGCAATGGAGATGCTGGCGCTGTCTCCTTTGACAATGGGGCGCTGCCCAACCGGCCGGGGAATGGTAAAGGTACCGTCGATCAGCAGAAAGTCCGGCTGGGGAAAAAGATTTTCAACGGCCATGGCCATGGCCAGCAGGGAGGCCTGAAGAATGTTGATGCGGTCGATTTCAACGGCATCGACAATGCCGATGCCAACAGTAAGGGCGTCCCTGTAGATGTCGTCATACAGGGACGCCCGTTTTTTTGCGGAAAGTTTCTTGGAATCGGTGATCCGGTCGTTGGTATAATCGTCCGGGAACACGACAGCAGCAGCCACCACCGGGCCGGCCAGGGGCCCGCGGCCGGCCTCGTCAAGACCGGCGATGATGGAAAACCCGTCACTCCTGGCACTGTCTTCGTATGTTCTCATGAATCGGTCCGTACCCGGAAAACAGTAACACCCGATCCGGCGGTCCAACACTGGAACCTACCTGTCCCGCTTTTCCCGTATCTTGGCCGCCTTGCCGGTCAGCTTGCGGAAATAGTAAATCCGGGACTGGCGCACCAGGCCCCTTTTCACCACCTCGATCCTGTCGATGGAGGGGGAGTGCAGGGGAAAAATCCGCTCCACGCCAATGCCGAAGGATGTTTTTCGAACGGTAAAGGTAGCGG includes these proteins:
- a CDS encoding ribonuclease HII: MRTYEDSARSDGFSIIAGLDEAGRGPLAGPVVAAAVVFPDDYTNDRITDSKKLSAKKRASLYDDIYRDALTVGIGIVDAVEIDRINILQASLLAMAMAVENLFPQPDFLLIDGTFTIPRPVGQRPIVKGDSASISIAAASIVAKVSRDNMMERYHLDYPEFGFSQHKGYPTKAHRNAIFQYGPTLIHRASFTVRP
- the rplS gene encoding 50S ribosomal protein L19, which produces MEAIRQLEKEHMRLDLPDFSSGDSVKVHVKIKEGEKERIQVFEGVVLKRHNGSKSTAATFTVRKTSFGIGVERIFPLHSPSIDRIEVVKRGLVRQSRIYYFRKLTGKAAKIREKRDR